CAGAACGGACTGCTGCGTCGTGCCTGCTCGCAATGACAGGCGAACTCAGTGGGCGTCCATGCTGATTTTGCCCACCACTTTCACGCGTTTCACCAGCAGAATGAGCGGCAGGCAGGCCAGGAAAAAGATGCCCAGCGCCGTAAATATCTGCGAGTAGGTGATGAGCGAGGTCTGCTTCATCAGGATGCCTTGCAGGGCGGCGTAGGCCTGCTGCCTGGCCTGCTCCAGCGGGAAGCCTTTGGACACAAAGTTCTGGGTGAAGGCCTGGATGCGCTGCACGGTTTCACTGTTGTAGAGCGAGATGTTGGCCGAGAGGCTGTTGCGGTTCTGGGCCAGACTGCGCTCCAGATAGGTGCCCACAATAGCCACGCCGAACGAGCCCCCGAGCTGGCGAATCATGCCCGTGATGCCAGCGGCCTGCCCGGCGTCTTTGCCTTGGAGGCCGGCCAGGCTCATGGTGGTGATGGGCAGGAAAATGAGGCCCAGGCCCACGCCGCGCACCATCAGGGGCCAGAAGAAGTCGCTTTCGCCGGCGGTGGGCGAAATCTTGCCGCTCATCCAGAACGTGAAGAAGAAGAAGATGACGAAGCCCACCGGAATCATGTACTTCTGCGGCACGCCCGCCTGCAGCGCCCGCCCAATGAGGGGCATCATAAAGCCCGAAGCCAACGCCCCCGGCAGCAGCAGAAAACCGGTTTGGGCGGCCGTGAAGCCCAGAATGCGCTGCGTGAAGATGGGGAAGATGAAAATCGAAGCAAACAGCCCGAAGCCCAGCACGAACGACAGAAACGCGCCCACCGCCAGGTTGCGGCTCTTGCCCAGCACCCGCAGGTCCACGATGGGCTTTTCGGCCGTGAGCTCGCGCCAGACGAAGCCGATGATGCCCACCGCCGAGCAGGCCGTGAAGAAGTTGATGAGCGGGTCCTCGAACCAGTCCTTGGTTTCGCCCTGCTCCAGCACGTACTGCAGCGAGCCCACGCCCAGGATGAGCAGGAAAATGCCCGCCCAGTCAATCTCACGCAGCGGCCGCGGGATGGCGTTTTTGATGCGCTCAGGGTCGCGGATGAAGGTGAGGGTGAAGATGCTGGCCAGGATGCCCACCGGCACGTTCACGTAAAAAATCCAGGGCCAGTCGTAGTTGTCCACTATGTAGCCGCCCAGCGTGGGGCCGATGGTGGGCCCGATGATGACGCCCATGCCAAACAGCGCCTGGCCCAGCGGCAGCTGCTTGGGCGGAAACGTATCAATCAGAATGGACTGCGACGTGGCCATCAGCGCGCCCCCGCCGATGCCCTGAATGAAGCGAAACGCCACCAGCTCCCAGATATTGGTGCTCTGGCCGCAAGCCATGGAGGCCAGCGTAAACAAAACCACCGACGCAAAGTAGTAATTGCGCCGCCCGAACTGCTCGGCCAGAAAGCCGGTCATCGGAATCACAATCACGTTGGCGATGGCGTAGGAGGCCACCACCCAGCTCACTTCCTGCTGCGTGGCCGAGAGGTTGCCCATCATCTGGGTCAGGGCCACGTTCACGATGCTGGTGTCAATGAGCTCCAGCAAGCAGCAGAGGACCACCGTGATGACGATAATCCACTTGGTAAATCCGGTTTCCATTCTATATCTGTGTTATGAATGTTACCGTCATCCTGAGCGCAGCGAAGGACCTTATCACGCTTGATTAGGTAGGCTCAATTCGAGCGGCGCTAGCGTGATAAGGTCCTTCGCTGCGCTCAGGATGACAGAATAAAACAACCTCTGCTTACTTCACCTTCACCTCGGCCGTCACGCTCATGCCGGCGCGGAGCGGGTGCTCGGGGTCCACTTTGTCGAGGGCGATGCGAACGGGGATGCGCTGGGTCACTTTCACGAAGTTGCCGCTGGCGTTGTCGGGGGGCAGCAGGGCAAAGCGGGCGCCGGTAGCGGCGGAGAGCGACTCCACGTGGCCCTGGAACTCCTCGTTGGGGTAGGCGTCTACCTCAATTTTTACGGGCTCGCCCACTTTCATGTCTTCCAGTTGGGTTTCCTTGAAGTTGGCCACTACCCAAGTGCGGGCGCTGCCCACAATGCCGAAGAGCTGCTGGCCGGGCTGCACTACCTGGCCGGGTTGCACGTTTTTCTTGCTCACGATGCCGTTTTCGGGCGCCACAATGGTGGTGTAGCTGAGCTGCAGCTTGGCGTTGTCGAGGTCGGTTTGGCGCTGTTTCACCACGGCCTGGGCCACGGCCACCTGCTGCTGGGCGGCGGCCACCTGCTGGCGGGCCACGCTCACCTGGTCGGTGGCAGTGGCACGCTGGGCGGCGGTGGCTTTCAGGTTGGCCTGCACGGCGTCGTACTCACTCTGCGGAATGATGTCCTGCTGGCGCAGGAAGGTGCTGCGCTTGAGGTCTTTCTGCAGGCGCTCCTGGTTGGCCTGGCTCACGCCGATGCCGGTTTGGGCGGTGCGCACGTTGGCCTGGGCGGTGCCCACGGCGGCGCGGGCGGCCGTTACCTGGGCCTGGGCGGCCAGCAGGGCGGCCTCGGCGGCGTTCACGCGCTGCTGGTAGTCGGCCTGGTCAAGCGTTACGAGGACGTCGCCCTTTTTCACGGGCTGGTTGTCGTCCACTTTCACGCTCAGCACGGGGCCGCCCACGCGGGGCAGCACGGGGTACACGTCGCCTTCTACCTGGGCGTCGTCGGTGCTTTCGTGGGCTTTGGCAAACTGGTAGCGCGTCCAGCCATAAAAGCCACCGCCCAGCAGCACCAGGGCCAGAATGATGAATACAAGCGGATTGCGCTTCTTGGGCGCTTCCATCGGCTCGGTTTCGGCCGAGGCCGCGTTGGGGTAGGGCGCGGGGGCGTTTTGTACGTTGGGGGAAACTTCGGTCTGGGCCATCTTAGTAGGTATTCAGGTGTCGATTTTAAAGAGAGAGGGGAAGGCAGAAACGCGTGGCGGAGGAAGGTCAGTTCGCGGGTTCGCGGGTTTCTGATTGCAAGGGGGCACGCACCAGAAGCGTGGCGCAACGGGCGGTGCGCAATACAATTTCGGCCGTGGTGCCCATCAGGAAGCGGGTGAGCCCCGTTTGGCCGTGTGCGCCGATAACAATCAAGTCGGCCTGCTGGCGGCTGGCTTCGGCCACTATTTCGGAGGCCGCTTCGCCGCGCACCATGCCGGTGTGCACGTGGGCCACGCCGGCCTGCTCGGCAGCGGTGCGCAGGGCCTGCATCCGGTCTTTGCAAGGCGCAAACACGGTGTCGTCGGGCCGCTGGCCGGTGGGGTCTTCCTGCGGCTCGCACACGTGCAGCAGCCGCAGCTGAGCCCCGGAGGCCACGGCCAAGGCGGCCGCATACGCCACCAGCCCAGCCGACGCGGCCGAGAAATCGAGCGGACAAAGGATGGTGGATAGGTTCATTTTCAATGGGTGAATGGGTGAATGAGCGAATGGGTGAAGGTGTTGGGTGGGTGAAAGCGGTTTGAGCGTGAAAAACATTCGCTCATTCACCCATTCACCCATTCACCCATTCACCCATTGTCATTATTGCCAAATCTGCTCGCCGGTGGCGCGGCGCAGCTGGTACTGGCCCAGCGTGTAGTTGTACATGGCCTGGGCGCGGGCCAGGCGGGCCTGGGCCAGCTGGGTTTCGGCGTCGAGCACGTCGAGGTTCTGGCCCACGCCGTAGCGGTAGCGGCCTTGGGCGCGGGTGAGGGCGTCGGAGGCCTGTGCCACTTGCTGCTCGGCGTTGGCCAGGCGGGCCTGGCTGAACTCCATGTTGTTTACGGCTTGGCGCACGTCGGCCCGAATCTGCTCCTGCGTGTCCTGGGTGCGGGCCAGGGCGGCGCGGCTGTTGGCCACGGCCTCCACGCGCTGCTTCTTGTTGCGACCGCCGTCGTAGATGGGCACCGACAGCTGCACCACGCCCACGGTATTGAAGCGAATGCGGTTGATGTCGGGCAGGATGTAGCCGTTTTTGCCGCCTACCTGGGCGCCCACGCCCAGGCTGGGCAGGTCGCTTTTCTCGATGAGCTTGGCTTGCAGCTCGGCCGTTTTTTCGGCGTCGCGGGCCAGTTTCACTTCGGGGCGGTTTTCGGTGGCTTTGGCCAGCTCGGTGGCCATGTCCACGGCCTGGGGCTCGTACGTTAGGCGGCCTTTCACCGGAATGTCGGCTTGCGCGGGCTTGTGCAGCAGGCGCGCCAACTGTACCTGCTGGTTGCGGAGCTGGTTTTCCAGGTCCAGCTTGGTGTTCTGGGCCTGCGTGATGCGCACGTCGGTGGTGGTCACGTCAAAGCGCGTGCTCACGCCGCCTTGCACACGCTTTTCCATCTCGTTGCGGTGCACCTGCAGCGAGGCAATCTGCTGGTTTTGCACCCGAATGCTTTCGCGCATGAACAGGATGTTATAGTACACCTGCGCCGCGTTGAAGGCCAGGTCGCGCCGGGCCACCGTGATGTTGTCCTGCGCCGTTTGCACCTGCGACTCGGCCACTTTCACGGTCGCTGCGTTCTTGCCAAAATCAAGCAGCAGGTACTGCGCCGTGAGGTGGAAGTCGTAGTTGTTGTTGGGCGCAAACTGCAGCGTTTCGCCATTGAAGGGCAGTTTTACCACCGGGTCGATGCGGGTGTAAGTGGCCGTGCCGGTAATCTGCGGCAGGAAGCCCGACTGCGTTTGCGACAGGCGGCTGCTGGCGGCATTCGACAGCTCCGTCAGGTTGGTGATGCCGGGGTTGGCATCGAGCACGGCCTGCACGGTGGCGCCCAAGGTGAGGGAGTCGCTGGCCAGGCCAATGGGCTGAGCAGCGGCGGGCACGCCGGGCTGGTTTTGGGCCCGAGCCGAACCAGCAGTGCCCAGCAAGCCCAACGTGAGAAGGAAAGCTGCCGGAGTGAAAGAACGAAAAGACATAAGCGAATGCGAGTTGAATCTGCAATAGCTTACCTAATGCTGTGCCAAGGGGTTTTATAAAATTCAATTTATTATATATTATGCGTTCAATGCTCTGATAATTATAGTATTGTGCAACTAGCGTTGTGCTGTGAAGAGTATAGCTTGTCAACTTCATTTTGCTGAAATATCAGGAATTACCTCCTTTTTACTCCTGTTATTTCAGGAAAAATGTGACATCTGCTAAAACAACTGAGCCGCTGGCGCGTCTATATCTCCCGAGCGGGAACAGTAATCAGCTGCCCATACGCCAACTCGCACCATCCCCATGCCCGACCAGGACGAAAACCTGCTGTTGCACCTCAACGAAGCCATCGCCACCATGCGCGACAAGGACTCGCTGTTTAAAGTGGTGACCACCAAGCTGCGGCTCATTTTTCCGTTCGACCTCATCGGCATCAATGTGTTTGATGCGGACCTTAAAATGAAGCGGTTATTCCTGCGCGACTATTACGGCGTGGACGAAGCGCCGCCGCTGCCGGCCGGCATGGAGCAGTTCACACCCATTGCGGGCTCGCCGCTCGAAAAGCTGGTGGCCGACCCCCGCGTGCAGCAGTTCACCCCCGAAGAATACCTGGCCGATTACCCCAACTACGCGCCATTTAACAAGTTTCAGAAGCTGGGCATCAGCCACCTCACGGCGGTGCCGCTGCACATCGGCGGGCGCCTCACGGGCATGATGAC
This DNA window, taken from Hymenobacter sp. 5317J-9, encodes the following:
- a CDS encoding DHA2 family efflux MFS transporter permease subunit; this translates as METGFTKWIIVITVVLCCLLELIDTSIVNVALTQMMGNLSATQQEVSWVVASYAIANVIVIPMTGFLAEQFGRRNYYFASVVLFTLASMACGQSTNIWELVAFRFIQGIGGGALMATSQSILIDTFPPKQLPLGQALFGMGVIIGPTIGPTLGGYIVDNYDWPWIFYVNVPVGILASIFTLTFIRDPERIKNAIPRPLREIDWAGIFLLILGVGSLQYVLEQGETKDWFEDPLINFFTACSAVGIIGFVWRELTAEKPIVDLRVLGKSRNLAVGAFLSFVLGFGLFASIFIFPIFTQRILGFTAAQTGFLLLPGALASGFMMPLIGRALQAGVPQKYMIPVGFVIFFFFTFWMSGKISPTAGESDFFWPLMVRGVGLGLIFLPITTMSLAGLQGKDAGQAAGITGMIRQLGGSFGVAIVGTYLERSLAQNRNSLSANISLYNSETVQRIQAFTQNFVSKGFPLEQARQQAYAALQGILMKQTSLITYSQIFTALGIFFLACLPLILLVKRVKVVGKISMDAH
- a CDS encoding HlyD family secretion protein, whose translation is MAQTEVSPNVQNAPAPYPNAASAETEPMEAPKKRNPLVFIILALVLLGGGFYGWTRYQFAKAHESTDDAQVEGDVYPVLPRVGGPVLSVKVDDNQPVKKGDVLVTLDQADYQQRVNAAEAALLAAQAQVTAARAAVGTAQANVRTAQTGIGVSQANQERLQKDLKRSTFLRQQDIIPQSEYDAVQANLKATAAQRATATDQVSVARQQVAAAQQQVAVAQAVVKQRQTDLDNAKLQLSYTTIVAPENGIVSKKNVQPGQVVQPGQQLFGIVGSARTWVVANFKETQLEDMKVGEPVKIEVDAYPNEEFQGHVESLSAATGARFALLPPDNASGNFVKVTQRIPVRIALDKVDPEHPLRAGMSVTAEVKVK
- a CDS encoding universal stress protein; translation: MNLSTILCPLDFSAASAGLVAYAAALAVASGAQLRLLHVCEPQEDPTGQRPDDTVFAPCKDRMQALRTAAEQAGVAHVHTGMVRGEAASEIVAEASRQQADLIVIGAHGQTGLTRFLMGTTAEIVLRTARCATLLVRAPLQSETREPAN
- a CDS encoding TolC family protein, with amino-acid sequence MSFRSFTPAAFLLTLGLLGTAGSARAQNQPGVPAAAQPIGLASDSLTLGATVQAVLDANPGITNLTELSNAASSRLSQTQSGFLPQITGTATYTRIDPVVKLPFNGETLQFAPNNNYDFHLTAQYLLLDFGKNAATVKVAESQVQTAQDNITVARRDLAFNAAQVYYNILFMRESIRVQNQQIASLQVHRNEMEKRVQGGVSTRFDVTTTDVRITQAQNTKLDLENQLRNQQVQLARLLHKPAQADIPVKGRLTYEPQAVDMATELAKATENRPEVKLARDAEKTAELQAKLIEKSDLPSLGVGAQVGGKNGYILPDINRIRFNTVGVVQLSVPIYDGGRNKKQRVEAVANSRAALARTQDTQEQIRADVRQAVNNMEFSQARLANAEQQVAQASDALTRAQGRYRYGVGQNLDVLDAETQLAQARLARAQAMYNYTLGQYQLRRATGEQIWQ